In Bradyrhizobium sp. CCBAU 051011, the following are encoded in one genomic region:
- a CDS encoding diguanylate cyclase domain-containing protein has translation MSGVTFNRKRVKLKKLFGIRARLAMLAVLLVAPLMLERVRSLEDTRAKQITTASEEYANITQHSAQTQREVISSVETMLKSAAYIRASSGIGRSCEILRASLPANLPWIRGIMLVSKEGVVQCSTLNIQVGLNIGDREYFRRAQETRDFVFSDYLFGRTNNRPIMMAAYPVAAINPEEESVAVAGINLDWLSKIMANFSGRPGISALLIDSTGVVLAAPPDQASMIGQPLDNVPLLSAITYKALSSNSDTGSLSFTATDGSKRAISFARIPGTQSRLIVSVDEAKVTAVINREIRTAYLQLGFVCLFVLLGALIGAEKLIINPIEVMTGMARRFGEGDWTARVTRSRLPSEFMPLARAFNAMAAQLSQRERELVATNDRLTVMASIDMLSGLANRRGFQSRLDFEWLKAQQHHSELSLLMIDVDHFKLYNDTYGHPEGDACLARIGATLAGIAADTMGFAGRYGGEEFCLLLPNTSAQKALEIGETVRATVQGLALPHITSSYGMVTVSVGVAATLPSDTQTPGDLIEAADAALYAAKHRGRNTVVEHGFAKLVDEAGIAMAG, from the coding sequence ATGTCTGGCGTTACTTTCAACCGCAAGCGGGTCAAGCTCAAGAAGCTGTTCGGAATCCGGGCGCGGCTTGCGATGCTGGCCGTGCTGCTGGTGGCGCCCTTGATGCTGGAGCGCGTCCGCTCGCTCGAAGACACCCGCGCCAAACAGATCACGACGGCTTCGGAAGAATACGCCAACATCACCCAGCACAGCGCCCAGACCCAGCGCGAAGTGATCTCCTCGGTCGAGACCATGCTGAAATCGGCCGCCTATATCCGCGCCTCCAGCGGCATCGGGCGCAGTTGCGAAATCTTGCGCGCCAGCCTGCCCGCCAACCTGCCCTGGATCCGCGGCATCATGCTCGTGAGCAAGGAAGGTGTGGTGCAGTGCTCGACGCTGAACATTCAGGTCGGCCTCAACATCGGCGATCGCGAATATTTCAGGAGGGCGCAGGAGACGCGCGATTTCGTCTTCAGCGACTATCTGTTCGGCAGGACCAACAACCGCCCGATCATGATGGCGGCCTATCCGGTCGCCGCGATCAATCCGGAAGAAGAATCGGTTGCGGTCGCCGGCATCAATCTGGACTGGCTGTCGAAGATCATGGCCAATTTCAGCGGACGGCCGGGCATATCAGCTTTGTTGATCGACAGCACCGGCGTGGTGCTGGCGGCACCGCCGGACCAGGCCAGCATGATCGGCCAGCCGCTCGACAACGTGCCACTGTTGTCGGCAATCACCTACAAGGCGCTCAGCTCCAACTCCGACACCGGCTCGCTTTCCTTTACCGCGACCGACGGCTCCAAGCGCGCGATCAGTTTCGCGCGCATTCCCGGGACGCAATCGCGCCTGATCGTCAGCGTCGACGAGGCCAAGGTGACGGCGGTGATCAATCGCGAGATCCGCACCGCCTATCTGCAACTCGGATTCGTCTGCCTGTTCGTGCTGCTCGGCGCGCTGATCGGCGCCGAGAAGCTCATCATCAATCCGATCGAAGTCATGACCGGCATGGCCAGGCGATTCGGCGAGGGCGACTGGACAGCCCGCGTCACGCGCAGCCGCCTGCCGTCGGAATTCATGCCGCTGGCCCGCGCCTTCAACGCAATGGCGGCCCAGCTCAGCCAGCGCGAGCGCGAACTGGTCGCCACCAACGACCGGCTCACCGTGATGGCCTCGATCGACATGCTCTCGGGCCTTGCCAACCGCCGCGGCTTCCAGAGCCGGCTCGATTTCGAATGGTTGAAGGCACAGCAACATCATAGCGAGCTGTCGCTGCTGATGATCGATGTCGATCACTTCAAGCTCTACAACGACACCTATGGCCACCCCGAAGGCGACGCCTGCCTGGCCCGGATCGGCGCAACGCTGGCGGGCATCGCTGCCGACACAATGGGCTTTGCCGGCCGCTATGGCGGCGAGGAATTCTGCCTGTTGCTGCCGAACACCAGCGCGCAGAAGGCGCTCGAGATCGGCGAAACCGTGCGCGCGACCGTTCAGGGCCTCGCCCTGCCCCACATCACCTCCAGCTACGGGATGGTCACTGTCAGCGTCGGCGTCGCCGCTACGCTTCCGAGCGACACCCAAACCCCCGGCGACCTGATCGAAGCCGCGGACGCCGCCCTCTACGCCGCCAAGCACCGCGGCCGCAACACCGTGGTCGAGCACGGCTTTGCCAAGCTGGTCGACGAGGCCGGGATCGCGATGGCGGGGTGA
- the leuS gene encoding leucine--tRNA ligase yields the protein MTSERYNARDSEPRWQRQWDEKAIFASKNDDPRPKYYVLEMFPYPSGRIHIGHVRNYTLGDVLARFMRARGFNVLHPMGWDAFGLPAENAAIERKVAPKAWTYDNIAAMKKQLRSIGLSLDWSREFATCDPNYYKHQQKMFLDMLRAGLAEREKRKLNWDPVDMTVLANEQVIDGRGWRSGAVVEQREMSQWVFKITKYSQELLDALDGLDRWPDKVRLMQRNWIGRSEGLLIRFSLDAATTPAGETELKIFTTRPDTLFGAKFMAISADHPLAIAAAAKNPKLAEFIADIKKIGTAQEIIDTAEKQGFDTGIKAVHPFDPNWKLPVYVANFVLMEYGTGAIFGCPGHDQRDLDFVNKYNLGVTPVVCPEGQDPKSFVITDTAYDGDGRMINSRFLDGMTIDEAKEEIAKRLESEIRGNEPVGERQINFRLRDWGISRQRYWGCPIPVIHCPKCDVVPVPDDQLPVTLPEDATFDKPGNALDHHPTWKHVTCPKCGGKASRETDTMDTFVDSSWYFARFTDPWNEKAPTTPDVVNRMLPVDQYIGGVEHAILHLLYSRFFTRAMKATGHIGMDEPFAGMFTQGMVVHESYRKADGTYVTPAEVKVEVIGGERRATMLDGGEEVTIGPIEKMSKQKRNTVDPDDIIATYGADVARWFMLSDSPPDRDVIWSDERVQGASRFVQRLWRLVNESAEIAKSAPADRPATFGAEALALRKAAHGALDKVSSGIERLHFNVCLAHIREFANALAEVLGKGGKPAADTAWAVREAATILVQLIAPMMPHLAEECWQVLGQQGLISEANWPQIERDLLVEDTVTLVVQVNGKKRGDVTVPRVAQNPEIEAAVLALDAVKLALGGKAVRKVIVVPMRIVNVVG from the coding sequence ATGACCTCCGAACGTTATAACGCCCGTGATTCCGAGCCTCGCTGGCAGCGCCAGTGGGACGAAAAGGCGATCTTTGCGTCGAAAAACGACGACCCACGACCGAAATACTACGTGCTCGAGATGTTCCCCTACCCGTCCGGGCGCATCCATATCGGGCATGTCCGGAACTATACGCTGGGCGACGTGCTGGCGCGGTTCATGCGCGCCAGGGGTTTCAACGTGCTGCACCCGATGGGCTGGGACGCTTTTGGCCTGCCGGCGGAGAACGCCGCAATCGAGCGCAAGGTCGCGCCAAAAGCCTGGACCTACGACAACATCGCCGCGATGAAGAAGCAGTTGCGGTCGATCGGGCTGTCGCTCGACTGGAGCAGAGAATTCGCGACCTGCGACCCCAATTATTACAAGCATCAGCAGAAGATGTTTCTGGACATGCTGCGCGCCGGCCTGGCCGAACGCGAGAAGCGCAAGCTCAACTGGGATCCGGTCGACATGACCGTGCTCGCCAACGAGCAGGTGATCGACGGCCGCGGCTGGCGCTCGGGCGCGGTCGTCGAACAGCGCGAGATGAGCCAGTGGGTCTTCAAGATCACGAAGTACTCGCAGGAACTGCTGGACGCACTCGACGGGCTTGACCGCTGGCCTGACAAGGTGCGGCTGATGCAGCGCAACTGGATCGGCCGCTCCGAAGGCCTGCTGATCCGCTTCTCGCTGGATGCTGCAACGACGCCGGCGGGCGAAACCGAGCTGAAGATATTCACGACGCGGCCGGACACGCTGTTCGGCGCAAAGTTCATGGCGATCTCGGCCGACCATCCGCTGGCGATAGCCGCGGCGGCGAAGAATCCAAAGCTCGCCGAGTTCATCGCTGACATCAAGAAGATCGGCACCGCGCAGGAAATCATCGACACCGCCGAGAAACAGGGTTTTGACACCGGCATCAAGGCGGTTCACCCGTTCGATCCGAACTGGAAGCTGCCGGTTTACGTCGCGAATTTCGTGCTGATGGAATACGGCACCGGCGCCATCTTCGGCTGCCCGGGCCACGACCAGCGCGACCTCGACTTCGTCAATAAATATAATCTCGGCGTCACGCCGGTGGTCTGTCCCGAGGGTCAGGACCCAAAAAGCTTCGTGATCACCGACACCGCCTATGATGGCGACGGCCGCATGATCAATTCCCGCTTCCTCGATGGCATGACCATCGACGAGGCCAAGGAAGAGATTGCAAAACGGCTGGAATCGGAGATACGGGGCAATGAGCCGGTCGGCGAGCGCCAGATCAATTTCCGCCTGCGCGACTGGGGCATTTCGCGCCAGCGCTATTGGGGCTGCCCGATCCCTGTCATCCATTGCCCGAAATGCGATGTGGTGCCGGTGCCGGACGACCAGTTGCCGGTGACGCTGCCGGAGGACGCAACCTTCGACAAGCCCGGCAACGCGCTCGACCATCATCCGACCTGGAAGCACGTCACCTGCCCGAAATGCGGCGGCAAGGCTAGCCGCGAAACCGACACCATGGACACCTTCGTGGATTCGTCCTGGTACTTTGCGCGCTTCACCGATCCCTGGAACGAGAAGGCGCCGACCACACCCGACGTCGTCAATCGGATGTTGCCGGTCGACCAGTATATCGGCGGCGTTGAGCACGCGATCCTGCATCTGCTCTACAGCCGCTTCTTCACCCGCGCGATGAAGGCGACCGGCCACATCGGCATGGACGAACCGTTCGCAGGCATGTTCACCCAGGGCATGGTGGTGCACGAGAGCTACCGGAAGGCCGACGGCACCTATGTCACGCCGGCCGAGGTGAAGGTCGAGGTCATCGGCGGCGAGCGGCGCGCCACGATGCTCGATGGTGGCGAAGAGGTCACGATCGGCCCGATCGAGAAGATGTCGAAGCAGAAGAGGAACACCGTCGACCCCGACGACATCATCGCGACCTATGGCGCCGATGTCGCGCGCTGGTTCATGCTGTCGGACTCCCCGCCCGATCGCGATGTGATCTGGAGCGACGAGCGCGTGCAGGGCGCCTCACGCTTCGTGCAGCGGCTGTGGCGGCTGGTGAACGAATCGGCCGAAATCGCCAAATCGGCACCTGCCGACCGGCCGGCCACGTTCGGCGCCGAGGCGCTGGCGCTGCGCAAGGCGGCCCACGGCGCGCTCGACAAGGTCTCGTCAGGCATCGAGCGGCTGCACTTCAACGTCTGCCTGGCCCATATCCGGGAATTCGCCAATGCGCTGGCGGAGGTGCTGGGGAAGGGCGGCAAGCCGGCGGCCGACACCGCCTGGGCGGTTCGGGAAGCCGCAACCATCCTTGTTCAGCTCATTGCGCCCATGATGCCCCATCTGGCTGAAGAGTGCTGGCAGGTTCTGGGCCAGCAGGGGCTGATTTCGGAGGCCAACTGGCCCCAAATCGAACGCGATTTGCTGGTTGAAGACACCGTGACGCTGGTGGTCCAGGTCAACGGCAAGAAGCGGGGTGATGTTACCGTGCCACGGGTCGCCCAAAATCCGGAAATTGAGGCTGCCGTTTTGGCGCTCGATGCGGTAAAACTCGCTCTCGGCGGCAAGGCCGTCCGCAAGGTAATCGTAGTTCCCATGAGGATCGTGAATGTCGTTGGCTAA
- a CDS encoding 2-keto-4-pentenoate hydratase: protein MLDRNAIEAASKTLHDHWRAGTKLSGLDASLRPRDRIEAYAIQATIEKYSSESLFGWKIAATSEAGQKHINVEGPMAGRILAETVIPDGGTASMAGNEMRVAEPEFAFRMRVDLPAQPTPYTVQQVLDAVDTLHPAIEIPDSRFADFAGAGEAQLIADNACAHLFVLGPAATADWRSMDLVEERPVMTIRGEKFVGHGKNVLGDPRIALTWLANELRQLGVTLKAGRIVTTGTCHPPLPIQSGDFFAVDFGALGKVSVGFT from the coding sequence ATGCTCGACAGGAACGCGATAGAAGCCGCGTCAAAGACGCTGCACGACCACTGGCGCGCCGGCACCAAATTATCCGGCCTCGACGCCTCGCTACGGCCGCGCGACCGGATTGAGGCCTACGCTATTCAGGCGACAATCGAAAAGTACTCGTCCGAGAGCCTGTTCGGCTGGAAGATCGCGGCCACCAGCGAAGCCGGGCAAAAGCACATCAATGTCGAGGGGCCAATGGCCGGGCGCATTCTGGCCGAGACCGTCATTCCCGATGGCGGAACGGCTTCGATGGCAGGCAATGAAATGCGCGTCGCCGAACCCGAATTCGCCTTTCGAATGCGCGTCGATCTGCCGGCGCAACCGACACCCTATACGGTTCAGCAGGTGCTCGATGCCGTCGACACGCTGCATCCGGCCATCGAGATTCCCGATTCGCGCTTTGCCGATTTCGCCGGCGCCGGCGAAGCGCAGCTCATCGCCGACAACGCCTGTGCGCATCTGTTCGTGCTGGGCCCTGCCGCAACGGCCGACTGGCGCTCGATGGACCTCGTCGAGGAACGGCCGGTCATGACGATCCGCGGCGAAAAATTCGTCGGCCACGGCAAGAACGTGCTGGGCGATCCGCGGATTGCGCTGACCTGGCTTGCCAACGAACTGCGCCAGCTTGGCGTGACGCTGAAGGCCGGCCGAATCGTCACGACAGGCACCTGCCATCCGCCGCTGCCGATTCAATCGGGCGATTTTTTCGCAGTCGATTTCGGCGCGCTTGGGAAGGTGTCGGTAGGATTTACGTAG
- a CDS encoding outer membrane lipoprotein carrier protein LolA, which produces MTEQSTHRGLRTGLALLIATSIAGFATPALAQNVPVPKPAPKAREGGVQMSAQDKVPMTTGATQAPPNPVIPNPNRNVPANVFATFDANQKAQAARVSSYLSSLQTLVGNFVQVGPDGSKTKGDFYIQKPGKVRFEYDDPSPIAIVADGSSLAVRDRKLATQDIYPLSQTPLRFLLSDRIDLLKDTNVVSVTADDVFISVTIEEKQALIGTSRLMLMVGTKDGQLKQWTVTDPQGYDTTVAVYNLDSSKKVDPGLFKIDFTNYITPAN; this is translated from the coding sequence ATGACAGAACAATCCACCCATCGCGGGCTGCGCACCGGACTGGCCCTTTTGATCGCCACCTCCATCGCCGGCTTCGCCACGCCGGCGCTCGCGCAGAACGTTCCGGTTCCGAAGCCCGCGCCCAAGGCCCGCGAGGGCGGCGTGCAGATGAGCGCGCAGGATAAGGTTCCGATGACCACCGGCGCCACCCAGGCACCGCCGAATCCGGTGATCCCGAACCCGAACCGCAATGTCCCGGCCAATGTGTTTGCAACCTTCGATGCCAACCAGAAGGCGCAGGCTGCCCGGGTGAGTTCCTACCTGTCCTCGCTGCAGACGCTGGTCGGAAATTTCGTCCAGGTCGGGCCAGATGGCAGCAAGACCAAGGGCGATTTCTACATTCAGAAGCCGGGCAAGGTGCGCTTCGAATATGACGACCCGAGCCCGATCGCGATTGTCGCCGACGGCTCGTCGCTGGCGGTGCGTGACCGCAAGCTCGCGACCCAGGACATCTATCCGCTGTCGCAAACGCCGCTGCGTTTCCTGCTGTCGGACCGGATCGATCTGTTGAAGGATACCAATGTCGTCAGCGTCACAGCTGATGATGTCTTCATCAGCGTCACCATCGAGGAGAAGCAGGCCTTGATCGGCACCAGCCGGCTGATGCTGATGGTCGGCACCAAGGACGGCCAGCTCAAGCAATGGACGGTGACCGACCCGCAGGGCTACGACACCACCGTTGCAGTTTACAATCTGGATTCGTCCAAGAAGGTCGATCCCGGCCTGTTCAAGATCGACTTCACCAATTACATCACGCCGGCGAACTGA
- a CDS encoding YggS family pyridoxal phosphate-dependent enzyme, which produces MTTPLTKSLPIGLAQVEQDIARACKEARRERASVTLIAVSKTFDAAAISPVIDAGQRVFGENRVQEAKAKWPALVSSHPGIALHLIGPLQSNKAKEAVALFDAIHSVDRPSICEALVKEINSQNKRPELFVQINTGEEPQKAGIAPGDADAFLASCRDKYGLVISGLMCIPPVNDAPAPHFALTAKIAARNGLKNLSMGMSADFAVAIQIGATHVRVGSAIFGAR; this is translated from the coding sequence ATGACGACGCCGCTAACCAAGTCTTTACCAATCGGTCTGGCCCAGGTGGAGCAGGACATCGCGCGCGCGTGCAAGGAAGCGCGCCGCGAGCGTGCATCGGTGACGCTGATCGCGGTGTCGAAGACGTTTGATGCCGCAGCGATTTCGCCGGTTATCGATGCCGGGCAGCGCGTGTTCGGCGAAAATCGCGTGCAGGAAGCCAAGGCGAAATGGCCGGCGCTAGTGTCGTCCCATCCCGGGATTGCGTTGCATCTGATCGGGCCGCTGCAATCCAACAAGGCGAAGGAAGCCGTGGCGCTGTTCGACGCCATCCATTCGGTCGACCGTCCCAGCATTTGCGAAGCGCTGGTCAAGGAAATCAATTCGCAGAACAAACGGCCGGAATTGTTCGTTCAGATCAACACTGGCGAGGAGCCGCAAAAGGCCGGCATCGCGCCCGGCGATGCCGATGCCTTCCTCGCGAGCTGCCGCGACAAATATGGTCTGGTCATTTCCGGTCTGATGTGCATCCCGCCGGTCAACGACGCGCCGGCGCCACATTTTGCGCTGACGGCCAAGATCGCCGCGCGCAATGGCTTGAAAAATCTGTCGATGGGCATGAGCGCCGATTTCGCGGTCGCGATCCAGATAGGCGCGACGCATGTGCGGGTGGGCTCGGCGATTTTCGGGGCGCGGTGA
- a CDS encoding response regulator transcription factor: MPNARKILIVDDDTDLRDTLVEQLSLHEEFEASAVDTGAKGASAAKANSPDLVLMDVGLPDTDGREVVRSLRKGGFKAPIIMLTGHDTDSDTILGLESGANDYVAKPFRFAVLLARIRAQLRQHEASEDAVFSVGPYSFRPGSKMLTAANARKVRLTEKETAILRFLYRAGQLPVSRETLLQEVWGYNSGVTTHTLETHIYRLRQKIEKDAANPEILVTEAGGYKLVP; encoded by the coding sequence ATGCCCAATGCCCGCAAGATCCTGATCGTGGATGACGACACCGATCTGCGCGACACGCTGGTCGAGCAACTATCGTTGCATGAGGAGTTCGAAGCCTCTGCAGTCGATACCGGCGCCAAGGGCGCCAGCGCCGCCAAAGCCAACTCCCCCGATCTGGTGCTGATGGATGTCGGCCTGCCGGATACCGACGGACGCGAAGTCGTGCGGAGCCTCCGCAAGGGCGGCTTCAAGGCGCCGATCATCATGCTCACCGGGCACGACACCGATTCCGACACCATTCTGGGCCTCGAATCCGGCGCCAATGACTACGTCGCCAAGCCGTTCCGGTTCGCCGTCCTGCTCGCCCGGATCAGGGCGCAACTTCGCCAACACGAGGCCAGCGAGGACGCGGTGTTTTCCGTCGGCCCCTACAGCTTCCGCCCCGGCTCCAAGATGCTGACCGCCGCCAATGCCAGAAAGGTGCGACTGACGGAGAAGGAAACCGCGATCCTGCGCTTCCTGTATCGTGCCGGCCAGTTGCCGGTGTCGCGCGAGACGCTGCTGCAGGAAGTCTGGGGCTACAATTCGGGTGTCACCACGCACACGCTGGAAACCCATATTTACCGGCTCCGGCAGAAGATCGAGAAAGATGCGGCCAACCCGGAAATCCTGGTGACGGAAGCTGGTGGCTACAAGCTGGTGCCGTGA
- a CDS encoding exodeoxyribonuclease III, translated as MRFSLTTWNINSVRLRIDIVAKFLKSARPDVLCLQETKCIDDAFPLKRFKRLGYEHVALNGQKGYHGVAIVSKLPFEATDIRTFCDKIDSRHISVSFGEKAQLAKPVVLHNFYVPAGGDIPDPVLNPKFDHKLKFLDEMKACEPLHPRGEDRHILVGDLNVAPHENDVWSHKQLLKVVSHTPIECEKLLAAQVHGEWFDVARERIPLSEKVYTWWSYRAADWTVGDRGRRLDHIWVSRALKDGVSDFKITRDARGWERPSDHVPVTVTLEV; from the coding sequence ATGCGTTTCTCCCTGACAACGTGGAATATCAATTCGGTGCGCCTGCGCATCGACATCGTCGCCAAATTCCTCAAATCGGCGCGGCCGGACGTGCTGTGCCTGCAGGAAACCAAATGTATCGACGACGCGTTTCCGCTGAAGCGATTCAAGCGTCTCGGCTATGAGCATGTCGCGCTGAACGGACAGAAGGGCTATCACGGCGTCGCCATCGTCTCGAAACTGCCGTTCGAGGCCACCGACATCAGAACCTTCTGCGACAAGATCGATTCACGGCACATTTCGGTATCGTTCGGCGAGAAGGCCCAGCTTGCGAAACCGGTGGTGCTGCACAATTTCTACGTCCCGGCCGGCGGCGACATTCCCGATCCGGTGCTCAATCCGAAGTTCGATCACAAGCTGAAATTTCTCGACGAGATGAAGGCCTGCGAGCCGCTGCATCCGCGCGGTGAGGACCGGCATATCCTGGTCGGCGACCTCAACGTCGCGCCGCATGAAAACGACGTGTGGTCGCACAAGCAGCTCCTGAAGGTGGTCTCGCACACACCGATCGAATGCGAAAAGCTCCTGGCCGCGCAGGTCCATGGCGAATGGTTCGACGTCGCGCGCGAGCGAATCCCGCTATCTGAAAAGGTCTATACGTGGTGGAGCTACCGCGCGGCCGACTGGACGGTCGGTGACCGCGGCCGTCGGCTCGACCACATCTGGGTGTCGCGCGCGCTGAAAGACGGTGTCAGCGATTTCAAGATCACCCGCGATGCTCGCGGCTGGGAGCGCCCGTCCGACCACGTGCCGGTGACGGTCACGCTGGAAGTATAG
- a CDS encoding L,D-transpeptidase, which translates to MENNPISITYKIAPRDQPLAAIRVRQAAGDPRRGWLTADGWTVPVALGRGGILANKREGDGGTPRGTYHPLRLWWRADRHIRPRTYLPARPIRPEDAWCEDPGDRHYNQPIRLVRNQPGDRLTREDHLYDFIVEIDHNSAPRIAGRGSAVFLHLARTNFSPTAGCVSMTKSAMLRLLRRMGPQTKIMIG; encoded by the coding sequence ATGGAAAACAACCCAATTTCAATCACTTATAAGATAGCTCCGCGTGATCAGCCGCTTGCGGCGATCCGGGTCCGCCAGGCCGCCGGCGACCCCCGACGGGGGTGGCTGACCGCAGACGGCTGGACTGTGCCGGTGGCACTTGGCCGCGGCGGCATCCTCGCCAACAAGCGGGAGGGCGATGGCGGCACCCCGAGGGGCACCTATCATCCGCTGCGATTGTGGTGGCGCGCCGACCGCCATATTCGGCCCCGGACCTATCTGCCGGCCCGGCCAATCCGGCCCGAAGACGCCTGGTGCGAAGACCCGGGCGACCGCCATTACAACCAGCCGATCCGCCTGGTCCGGAATCAGCCTGGCGACCGGCTGACGCGTGAGGACCATCTCTACGACTTCATCGTCGAGATCGATCACAACAGCGCGCCGCGCATTGCCGGTCGCGGCAGCGCCGTGTTCCTGCATCTGGCGCGGACCAATTTCTCGCCGACAGCCGGATGCGTCTCAATGACAAAATCCGCCATGCTGCGGCTGTTACGGCGCATGGGCCCGCAAACGAAAATCATGATCGGCTGA
- a CDS encoding cyclic nucleotide-binding domain-containing protein, protein MSIEDDVALLERVPTLHLLGTAALRMLAIGSEQRDFSPGDYLFNAGDDADAGYIVQRGSFRVEDGGAEVVAGPGSLIGELALIVAMKRPSSAVALDHSSVIRVARSLFQRVLESDPAAARRLRDELATRTSQLASDILMAGAKLSI, encoded by the coding sequence ATGTCGATCGAAGATGATGTAGCCCTGCTCGAGCGGGTCCCGACATTGCACCTGTTGGGGACGGCGGCTCTGCGCATGCTGGCGATCGGCTCGGAGCAGCGCGATTTCTCGCCGGGCGATTATCTGTTCAATGCCGGCGATGATGCAGATGCCGGCTACATCGTGCAGCGCGGCTCGTTTCGCGTCGAGGACGGCGGCGCTGAAGTCGTCGCCGGCCCCGGCTCCCTGATCGGCGAATTGGCGCTGATCGTCGCGATGAAACGGCCGTCGAGCGCGGTCGCGCTTGATCATTCCTCGGTCATCCGCGTGGCACGCAGCCTGTTTCAGCGTGTGCTCGAAAGCGATCCTGCCGCCGCGCGCCGCCTGCGCGATGAACTCGCCACCCGCACCAGCCAGCTCGCCAGCGATATTCTGATGGCCGGCGCCAAGCTGAGCATCTGA
- the lptE gene encoding LPS assembly lipoprotein LptE gives MSLAKTRIAVRLIAVAALAALTAGCFQPMYAERTDGKPGLREKLMGVEVPPVDKPNASREARIQVEIRNALAFKLYGNATGMPPTHRLVLRFTTTRNSLMIDPNTALPSSENYGIDAQYNLIDLATNKSVMTGTTFSRVSYDIPGQLQRFARARAFRDAEDRAANEIAENIQTRLASYFYAGT, from the coding sequence ATGTCGTTGGCTAAGACCCGGATCGCCGTTCGGCTCATCGCCGTCGCCGCTCTGGCGGCGCTCACGGCCGGCTGCTTCCAGCCAATGTATGCCGAACGTACCGACGGCAAGCCTGGCTTGCGCGAAAAGCTGATGGGCGTGGAAGTCCCGCCGGTCGACAAGCCCAATGCGTCGCGGGAAGCCCGAATCCAGGTGGAGATACGTAACGCGCTGGCGTTCAAGCTCTACGGCAACGCCACCGGCATGCCGCCGACCCATCGGCTGGTGCTGCGCTTCACCACCACCCGCAACTCGCTGATGATCGATCCCAACACCGCCCTGCCCTCGAGCGAAAACTACGGCATCGACGCCCAGTACAACCTGATCGACCTTGCCACCAACAAGTCGGTCATGACCGGCACGACCTTCTCCCGCGTGTCCTATGACATCCCTGGCCAGCTCCAGCGCTTCGCCCGCGCCCGCGCCTTCCGCGACGCCGAGGATCGCGCCGCCAACGAGATCGCTGAAAACATCCAGACCCGGCTGGCGTCCTACTTCTACGCCGGCACCTGA